From Nocardia sp. NBC_00416:
GGCCATGCCGTCGAGGCCCGGGTGTACGCCGAGGACCCCGCCCGCGACTTCCTGCCGACCGGCGGGACCGTCGTGGACCTGGTGGAACCGGGCGGCCCGGGTGTCCGAGTGGATTCCGGGCTCGCGGTGGGCACGGTGGTGGGCAGCGACTACGACCCGATGCTGGCGAAGGTCGTCGCGCACGGTCCGGACCGGGCCGCGGCGCTGGCCACACTGGACCAGGCGCTGGCCGATACGGCGCTGCTCGGCGTCCGGACCAATATCGACTTCCTGCGGTTCCTGCTCGCCGATCCCGATGTGGTCGCGGGACGCCTGGACACCGCACTGCTGGACCGGCGCGCCGGCGAGTACCGGGCGGCGCCGATCGCCGACGACATCTTCGCCGCGGCGGCCGTGTACCGGTGGCTGCGGCGCTGGCCCACGGGTCCGGCGGACCCGTGGAGCCGCCCGACCGGCTGGCGGGTCGGCGTGCACGCGCCGACCCGGATCCGGCTGGCGGGCGCGGACCGGGTCGTGCACGTCAGCCTGACCGGCACGCCCGACGCAGCGCAATTGCGCGTCGAGGACGGCGACCCCGCCACGGCCGCGGCCGCACTCGGCCCGGACAACACCGCCGGGCTGCCCGGCGGCGCGATCGTCCACACGGTGTCGCTCACCCTCGACGGGATCCGCCGCACCTACCGGGTCGCCGAATCCGATTCCCAGATCTGGGTCGCCGGGGCGTCCGGGGTCGCTCTGGTGCGGGAGCTGGCCGAGGAATCCGTGCGGGCCGGCGATGCGGCCGCGCAGGACGCGGAGATCCGCAGTCCGATGCCGGGGACGGTGCTGACCGTGACGACCGAATCCGGAAGCCCGGTGGCCGCGGGCGCACCGATTCTGGTCGTCGAGGCCATGAAAATGGAGCATTCACTCACCGCGCCCCTGGCCGGCACGGTCGAGATCCTGGTCGCGGCAGGCGCTTCGGTGCGGCTGGACGAGGTACTCGCCCGGGTGCACCCCGATCCGGCGCCCGGCGCCGACCCGGCCACCGTCGAACGGCCGCCCGCCGCCGAACCCGCGCCGAGTTGATCCGCGATGCACCGCGCGAACCGGCGAATCCACCCACCGAGAACGAAATGAGGCACCGGTGACCGATTTCCTCTCCACCGGCACACTGCCCGAGCACTACCGCGACCTGGCGCTGACCGTACGGGATTTCGCGAACCAGGTGGTCGCCCCCGTGGCGGCGAAACACGACGCCGAGCACAGTTTTCCGTACGAGGTCGTCGCGGGTATGGCGAAGATGGGCCTGTTCGGGTTGCCGTTCCCGGAGGAGTACGGCGGGATGGGCGGCGACTATTTCGCCCTCTGTCTCGCCCTCGAGGAACTCGGCAAGGTGGACCAGAGCGTCGCCATCACCCTGGAGGCCGGGGTTTCCCTGGGCGCCATGCCGGTGTACCGGTTCGGCGACGAGAAGCAGAAGCAGGAATGGCTGCCCCGGCTCGCCAGTGGCGCGAACCTGGGTGCGTTCGGACTCACCGAACCGGGCGCGGGCAGCGACGCCGGGGGTACCCGCACCACCGCGGTCGAGGACGGCGACAGCTGGGTCATCAACGGCAGCAAGCAGTTCATCACCAACTCGGGCACCGATATCACCGCGCTGGTGACGGTCACGGCGGTCACCGGACAGACGGCGGAGAAGAAGGAGATCTCCACCATCCTGGTGCCCGCCGACACTCCCGGCTTCCTCGCCGAACCCGCTTACAACAAGGTCGGCTGGAACGCCTCGGACACCCATCCGCTCAGCTTCACCGAGGTGCGGGTGCCGAAGGAGAACCTGCTCGGCGAACGCGGCCGCGGCTACGCCAACTTCCTGCGCATCCTCGACGAAGGGCGGATCGCCATCGCCGCGCTGTCCACCGGGGCCGCGCAAGGGTGTGTGGACGAATGCGTGCGCTACGCCGGGGAACGGGAGGCATTCGGGCGGACGATCGGCAGCAACCAGGCGATCGCGTTCAAGATCGCCCGGATGGAGGTGCGCGCACATACCGCCCGCACCGCCTACTACGACGCCGCCGCACTCATGCTGTCCGGGAAACCCTTCAAGAAGGAAGCCTCCATCGCGAAACTGGTGGCCAGCGAAGCCGCGATGGACAACGCCCGGGACGCCACCCAGATCTTCGGCGGCTACGGGTTCATGAACGAATACCCCGTGGCCCGCCACTACCGGGACAGCAAGATCCTCGAAATCGGCGAGGGCACCACGGAGGTACAACTCATGCTGATCGGACGGGAGCTCGGCCTGTGAGCGGCGAGAAGAAGATCACCAAGGAAGTCGAGTACGACACCACCGGCCTGCGTCGGGTCGTGCAGACCGGCCTGTGGTTCGAGGAACTCGAGACCGGGGTGCTCTACGAGCACCGCCCCGGCCGCACCATGACCGAAACCGACAATGTGCTGTTCAGCACGCTCACCATGAATACGCAGGGCCTGCACATCGACAAGGCCTACAGCGACGCGCAGGAGCCGTTCCACGAGCGCCTGGTGAACTCGCTGTTCACCCTGGGCACCCTGGTCGGGCTGTCGGTCGCCCATCTGACCCAGGGCACCACGGTGGCCAACCTCGGCTTCGAGGACGTGAAGTTCCCGGCGCCGCTGTTCCACGGCGACACCGTCTACGCCGAGACCGTGGTGCTGAACAAACGCGAATCCAAGAGCAGGCCGGGCGAAGGCGTCGTCACCTTCCGGCACGTGGGCCGCAACCAGCACGGCGCGGTGGTCGCGATCGCGACCCGGCACGCCATGATCCGGCTGCGCCCGGCGGAGGTGGCGCAGTGACCACCGGCGGTTTCCCCGATCCCTGGAAGTCCGCGGGCCCGGCGTGGCTGTTCTGTCCCGCCGATCGCCCCGAGCGGTACCGGAAAGCGGCCGCCACAGCCGATGTGGTGATCCTCGACCTGGAAGACGGCGTGGCCCCCGCCGATAAGCCCGCCGCCCGCAAAGCCCTCGTCGACACCCCGCTCGACCCCGCGACCACGGTCGTACGGGTCAACCCGGCGGGCACCCCCGACCACGAACTGGACCTGCTGGCGCTCCGCGACACCGCCTACCAGCTGGTCATGCTGCCGAAAACCGAATCCATCCACCAGGTCACGGGACTGTCCGGGTACCAGGTCTTCGCGCTGATCGAAACCCCGCTCGGGGCGCTGGAGATCCAGCAGATCGCGGCCGCTCCCAATACCCGCGGCGTGATGTGCGGAGTGGAGGACCTGGTGGCCGCCATGGGCGGCACCGGAACCCGGCGCTCCGACGGCAGCTACCGCGACGTGGCCCTGCATCTGCGCAGTCACGGCCTGCTCGCCGCCAAAGCGCACCAGCGGCTCGCCCTGGACATGGTGTACCTGAACATCCGTGATCTGGACGGGTTGCGTACCGAGGCCGAGGACGCGGTGGCGGTGGGCTTCGAGATCAAAGTCGCCGTTCATCCCACGCAGATCGCGGTCATCCGGGCCGCGTACGCGCCGTCGGCCGCGGATCTCGACTGGGCCCGGGGTGTCCTGGCCGCCGCCCCGAACCATCGGGGCGTCTTCGCCTACGAGGGCCGGATGGTGGACGCCCCGCTGCTCCGCCATGCCGAACAGATCCTGCAGCGCGCCGACGCTACCGCTGCACCGGCAGGGTCTGGATCCACCCCGGATCCGGACTGACAGCACACAGATCCGGCGTCCGGTCGCACCGGAATCGGCACTGTGAAACAAGACCATCCCGAATTCGTACTGACAGAGCGACAAGAACAGGTAAGGATGATCCCGGAGTCCGAGAACCCGGTTCCGTGACACCACCGCCGCGGTGCGGGCCAGTCCGGTCCGAACGAAGCAGCACGACAACCGAATGCACTAGAAAAGAATCAGGCCCGGAACCGTTGCCCCCGCATCATCCCAGGCCACACCACACCACGATCGGAGCCCCGCCCCCAAGGTCTGCCACCTCGGCGCACACCCGGGGTTCTGTCACCGCCATGGTCGGGGCCCGCCCCGGTTCTGGAGCGACAGAGTGAAGGAGCGCAGCGACTGAGCGCCGGAGTGAAGAACCGGGTTTGACAAGGGCCCCGCCGCAGGCGGGACAAACAAACACAGTCGGGGCCCGCCCCGGTTCTGGAGCGACAGAGCGAAGGAGCGCAGCAACCGAGTGCCGGAATGAAGAAACGGGGTCACGAAGGCCCCGACCCGCAACACCGACAGCGGGGCAAACAAACACGGTCGGGGCCCGCCCCGGTTCTGGAGCGACAGAGCGAAGGAGCGCAGCAACCGAGTGCCGGAATGAAGAAACGGGGTCACGAAGGCCCCGACCCGCAACACCGACAGCGGGGCAAACAAACACGGTCGGGGCCCGCCCCGGTTCTGGAGCGACAGAGCGAAGGAGCGCAGCGACTGAGCGGCGGAGTGAAGAACCGGGGTTGACAAGGGCCCCGACCCGCGGCGCCGGAGGCGCCGCAATAGATACGGTCGGGGCCCGCCCCGGTTCTGGAGCGACAGAGCGAAGGAGCGCAGCGACTGAGCGGCGGAGTGAAGAACCGGGGTTGACAAGGGCCCCGACCCGCGGCGCCGGAGGCGCCGCAATAGATACGGTCGGGGCCCGCCCCGGTTCTGGAGCGACAGAGCGAAGGAGCGCAGCGACTGAGCGGCGGAGTGAAGAACCGGGGTTGACAAGGGCCCCGACCCGCGGCGCCGGAGGCGCCGCAATAGATACGGTCGGGGCCCGCCCCGGTTCTGGAGCGACAGAGCGAAGGAGCGCAGCGACTGAGCGGCGGAGTGAAGAACCGGGGTTGACAAGGGCCCCGACCCGCGGCGCCGGAGGCGCCGCAATAGATACGGTCGGGGCCCGCCCCGGTTCTGGAGCGACAGAGCGAAGGAGCGCAGCGACTGAGCGGCGGAGTGAAGAACCGGGGTTGACAAGGGCCCCGACCCGCGGCGCCGGAGGCGCCGCAATAGATACGGTCGGGGCCCGCCCCGGTTCTGGAGCGACAGAGCGAAGGAGCGCAGCGACTGAGCGGCGGAGTGAAGAACCGGGGTTAACGAGGGCCCCGACCCGCGGCGCCGGAGGCGCCGCAATAGATACGGTCGGGGCCCGCCCCGGTTCTGGAGCGACAGAGCGAAGGAGCGCAGCGACTGAGCGGCGGAGTGAAGAACCGGGGTTAACGAGGGCCCCGACCCGCGGCGCCGGAGGCGCCGCAATAGATACAGGAGGGTCTTACCGGTGGAACCACAGTGGGTACCGACCGAGCGGGATATCGCCGACGCCCGGGTCACCGACTTCGCCCGCTTCGTCGCTACGCGGTCCGGTGCGGAGCTGCCGGATTACCACGCTCTGTGGCGCTGGTCGGTGGACAACCTGCCCGAATTCTGGTTGGCGGTCTGGGAGTATTTCGAGCTCGGGGCGATCGCCGGGGAGGTGTTGCCGTGCCCGGAGATGCCCGGGACACGGTGGTTCCCGGGTACCACGGTGAACTATGTGGACCGGGTCGTCGGTCAGGCGCGTACCGACCGGCCCGCCGTTTTGCAGGTCACCGAGGGTACCGACGAGGTGGTCGCCACCTCGTGGGCGGGGCTGCTGGGGCAGGTGGCCGCTTTCGCCCGGACGCTGCGCGAGCTCGGGGTGCGCCCCGGTGACCGGGTGGTCGGCTATCTGCCGAATATCACCGAGACGGTGGTGGCTTTCCTGGGCACCGCGACGATCGGCGCGGTGTGGAGCGCGTGCGGTCAGGACTATTCGGCCAGGGCCGCTCTGGATCGGCTGGGCCAGCTCGAACCGGTCGTCCTGGTCACGGCGGACGGCTATCGGTACGGCGGGAAAACGCATGACAAGAGCGCGGATATCGCCGCGCTGCGCGCCGGGCTGGACAGTGTGCGCGCGACCGTCGTGGTCTCCCGGCTGGGCCTCGATATCCCCGACAGCACGCCGTGGTCGGCTGCCGCAGATCCTTCCGGCGGCACACCGATTCCCGAGACCGAGACCGTCGATTTCGCCCATCCGCTGTGGATCGTCTTCTCCTCCGGCACCACCGGCCTGCCCAAGGGCATCGTGCACGGACACGGCGGGGTGGTGCTCGAGCACCTCAAAGCCGTTTCCCTGCAGTCGGATATCGGCCCCGACGACACCTTCTTCTGGTACACCAGCCCCAGCTGGATGATGTGGAACTTCCAGGTCGCCGGGCTGCTCGCCGGGGCGACCATCGTCTGCTACGACGGCAGCCCCGCCCATCCCCGGCCGGACGCCCTGTGGGAGATCACCGCCCGCACCGGCGCCACCGTTCTGGGCACCAGCCCGGGTTACGTGCTCGGCTGTATGAAGGCGGGGTCGGTCCCGCGCTCCGATCACGACCTGTCCGCCCTCCGGCTCGTCGGTATCACCGGTTCCTCGCTGCCGCCCGCGTCCGCGCTGTGGCTGCGCGACAACGCCGGCGATATCCCGGTGGCGTCCATCAGCGGCGGCACGGATGTGGTCTCGGCGTTCGCCGGGGGTGTGCGCACGGTGCCGGTCTGGCCGGGTGAGTTGTCGGCGCCTTATCTGGGTGTCGCGCTGGACGCCTACGACGAGGTCGGGCAACCCGTCCGCGGTGAGGTCGGCGAACTGGTGGTCACCTCGCCCATGCCCTCCATGCCGGTCCGGTTCTGGCACGATCCCGACGGCGAGCGCTACCACGACGCCTACTTCGACTCCTATCCCGGCGTATGGCGGCACGGCGACTGGATCACTCTTACCGGCCGCGGCAGCGTCGTGGTCCACGGACGTTCCGATTCCACGCTCAACCGGCACGGCATCCGGATGGGTAGCGCCGATATCTATCAGGCGGTCGAGCGCCTCCCCGAAATCGCCGAAGCTCTGGTCATCGGCGCGGAGCAGCCCGACGGCGGCTACTGGATGCCGCTGTTCGTCGTCTTGGCCCCGGGTGCCGAACTCACCGACGACCTGCGCGGCCGGATCAACGAGGTCATCCGCACCGAGGTCTCGCCCCGGCATGTTCCCGACGAGATCCTCGCCGCACCGGCCGTTCCGCACACTCGCACGGGCAAGAAACTCGAGGTCCCGATCAAACGCCTGTTCCAGGGCGCCGACCCGGCCCGTGTGGTGGAGCGCAGCGCTGTGGACGACCCCGATCTGCTCGATTGGTACACCGGTATCCGCCCGCCCGGTAGCCGCTGAAGCGAGGCGGCGGCGCCGGACCGCCCCGCGACGCCGCTACCGGATCGTGCCCTCGAATACCCACGGCGCGGTGACTCCCGAACTAGCCTGGTCACTGCCGTTACACCTGCACGCACCCAGTCGCTCGGCTCAGAGAGGACAGGCGCTATGAAGGCACTCCAGTATGTGACCGTCGGTGCGGAACCGGAAGTTCGCGAGATCCCCACCCCCGAACCCGGTCCCGGTGAGGTTCTGCTCCAGGTGACCGCCGCCGGAGTGTGTCATTCCGACGATTACGTCATGAACAACCCGCCGGAGATGTTCGGCATCGAACTGCCGCTGACCCTCGGTCACGAGGGCGCGGGCCGGGTCGCCGCCCTCGGCGACGGGGTCCGGGGGATCGATATCGGCACCGATGTCGTGGTCTACGGCCCGTGGGGCTGCGGGAACTGCTGGTTCTGCGCGCAGGGCTTGGAGAACTACTGTTCGCGAGCCGCTGAGCTGGGCATCTTCCCGCCCGGGCTCGGCGCTCCGGGCGCCATAGCGGAGTATCTGATCGTCGATTCCGCCCGCCATCTGGTCCCGATCGGCGACCTCGACCCGGTGGCCACCGTGCCCCTCACCGATGCCGGCCTCACCCCTTACCACGCGATCAAACGCTCGCTGGACAAGTTGCGCGCGGGCTCCTGGACGGTGGTGATCGGCAGCGGCGGGCTCGGTCATGTCGCGATCCAGCTGCTGCGGCACCTGTCCCCGACCCGTGTCATCGCGTTGGACGTCAACGACGAGAAACTCGATTTCGCCCGTTCGGTGGGCGCGCACGAGGTCGTGCTCTCCGATGAGAAGGCCGCCGGCAACGTCCGCAAGATCACCGGCCCGGGCGGTGCGAGCCTGGTCCTCGACTTCGTCGGCTACCAGCCGACCATCGACACCGCCATGGCGGTCGCCGGGGTGGACTCCGATGTCACGATCGTCGGGATCGGTGACGGCAAGTCGGCGGCGCGCGTCGGGTTCGGTGTCAGCCCGTACGAAGCGACCGCGACCTCGCCGTACTGGGGGGCGCGCGCCGAACTCATCGAATTGATCGACCTCGCGCACGCCGGGGTGCTCGATATCGCGGTCGAGCGGTTCAGCCTCGACGAGGGCCCCGAGGCGTATCGGCGGCTCGCGGCAGGAACGCTGCGGGGACGTGCGGTGATCGTGCCCTAGTAGCGCGGGCGCCGACCGCAGAAAACTACACCTGACCGGGGTGCGCGGCGTTGTCGCTGGTGAGCCGACGTTAGGATTGCGGGATGAGCGTCGACAATCGCCGGGCCCGGTCGTCCTCGCCGTCAGCGGGGGCGAACGGGCGTGACGAGCGCGGCGCCGGTGCGGCCCGCGTCCCGGAAACGGAGAGCGACGCGGTGGCACGTCCGGTCCGGCGGCGGCCCAAGAACCGGCGGGCCCAGATCGCCGCGGCCGCGGCCAGCGCCTTCGGCTCGCAGGGCTACCACAGCGTGAGCATGGAGGATATCGCCGGCGGGCTCGGCATCAGCTCCGCGGCGCTGTATCGGCACTACCCCAGCAAGTACGCGCTGTTCCAGGAGGAATCGCTGCGGGTCGGCCAGGCGATGGCCGAATCGGTCCGGCTGCCGTCCGACACCGCGGACCGGCCGCCCGAACAACTCCTGCGCGAGGTGCTGACTGCGTTGAGCACGGTAACCGTCGCCAACCGGGCCAGCGTCGCGCTGGTGCGCTGGGAAGGCCGGTACCTCGAGCCTGCCGACCGGGAGATCCGGGCCGGGCAGCAGGCCGCGGTACTGGATGCCCTCGATACCCGGGTCGCCGCCTATCGTCCCGGAACCAGCGGCGGCGACCGCGCCGTCCTGGTGGTCGCCATCCTGTCCGTCATCACCAGCATCGCCGACCATCATGCGACCCTCCCCGCGAAATCGCTTGCCGGGCTGCTGGTTTCCACCTGTGTGGAACTGGCGGGAGTCGCGCTCCCGCCGCCCGCCGATATCGAACCCGCGCCGCCGGTGGAGATTCCGGATTCGTTCAAACACGAACTGCTGCTGCGCAAGGGCGTCGAACTGTTCCACGCTCGTGGCTACCCGAATGTGAGCGTGGAGGATATCGCCACTGCGGCAGGGCTTTCCGCGGCGTCGGCGGTGTACCGCTTCTATCGTGGGAAGAGCGATCTGCTCGCCGCCGCTTTCCGGCGCGCCGCCGAACGGGTGTCGAGCGCCATCGGTCCCGCCGTAGCGGCGGCTTCTGGACCTCGGGACGCGCTGGACTCGCTGATTCGCCAGTACGTCGAGGGTTCCTTCGCGGAAAGGGAACTCACCTTCGTCTACTACACCGAGTTCCAGCATGTCCCCATCGAAGAACGGGCCGCGCTGCGCAATGTGCAGCGGCTGAGCGTGGAGGAATGGGCTCGCCTGGTCCGGCAGGTCCGCCCCGAACTGTCGGGCCCGCAGGCCCGCTTCCTCGTACACGCCGCATTCGCATTGGTGGTCGACCTGGGCCGGGCCTTCGGCACGGTCGCGGCGGCGTCCGAGGAACGCGTGGCCCTGCTCATGCGCACAGTGCTGAACGGCCGGTGATCATCAGGGCCGGGCCGGCCGCCGCGCGGCGACCGGCTCGGGTACCCGGTGGCCGCGTTGCCGCTGCTTCCGGCGCCGCGCACGACCGTGGATCCGTAGGCGGATCGCCTGGAATCGAGCGCGGTTCGGAAAATGGTCGGGCCGTTGCGATCCATTGGTACGTACGCAACGAATGAAGGGGTGCTGCTCGCAGACTCACTCCGAGTTCGGAAGTGAGCCGATGCAGTTCTGGACCCGATGAATTGGAGTGTGCATGCGCGAACTCGTGTCTTCCTCCCCGCCTTCGCCGACGCGAGTTCGGCTGGGACTGCGCGGACGTGCGACTCCGTTGCGGAATTCCTGCGCCGCGATTGCTCTCGCTGTGGCCGCGGTTGTCGGCGGGTCGCTCACGAATGCCGTTCCAGCGCAGGCGGATCCTGCTACGCAGGCCTTTCGTGACGAGGTTGTGGCGGAACACAACCAGGCGCGGGCCCAGTACGGGGCGCGGCCCCTGACCTGGAGCGATTCGCTGTACCCGGCCACCCTCGAGTGGGCGACTCAATGCAAGTTCCAGCACTCCCAGCCCGGGGGGAAATACGGCGAGAACCTCTACGCCTTCGGCGGCACCGATACCGGCACCGCCGTCAAGGACGCGGTCGCGGCCTGGATGGCGGAGGCCGCCGAGTACGACTACGCCAACCCGGTCTTCTCCAGCGCGACCGGCCACTTCACCCAGGTGGTGTGGAAGTCCACCACGCAGGTCACCGCGGCCGTCGTCAGCTGCCCGGCAGGCAGCATCTTCCCCTCACCCAGCGTATTCGTCGTGGCTCGCTACAGCCCGCCGGGGAACTTCCAAGGGCAGTTCGGCGAGAACGTAGGCCGCCGGACATAGCTCGAGACCGAGGCGGTCCGGGCGCCGCTCGAGTCACAGCGTCGTGTTCATCTGGTCGACCAGCCACCGGCCGTCGGTTTTCTCCATCCGCATCACCATGGCCAGTTGGCCCGGTGTGGGTTTTCCCCGGGTGCCGAGGCTGGTGATGGTCTGGCCGATCACCACGACCGCCTCGGCCGAGGTGGCGTCCGCGGATTTGACCGCGCATTGGATGTCACCCGCCGTCGACACCACTTCACCGGCGGCCAATGCCTCGCGGAGTTCGCCCGTCGTGGATTCGAACTCCTTTTTCCAAGCACCGGTAGCGCCGTCGAGGACCGCGGCGAAGTAGGGGTCCAGGTTCGCGGCGTCGTAGTTGGCCAGGACGGGCGCGTAGCGGCAGGCGGCGCGACGCGCTTCTTCCTGGGTGGTCAGCAGGTTGTCTTTATCGCGCTCCTGCACGAACAGGTACCCCGCGACACCGATCGCGGCGATCAACAGGACAACCGCGGCCACGAGGCTGGGGAGCAGGACGCGACCGGATATTCCGCGGTCCACCGGTTTCGTCCGGTTGCTCGCCGTCTCGCCGGCATCCGGTTCGACACCGGATTTCATTGTTTCGGACGCTGCATCAGCTCCCCCGACACCGCCGGGCTCCGGTTCGGTGGGTTCCACCGAGACGGCGGCTTCCGCTGCCCGGTGCGCGCTCGGCACGGCATCGCCCGCGACTTCGGCACTACCGCTCCCTGATTCGGCCGGACCAGCGAGTTCCGCTTTCCCGGAAGGGGTTTCCGGCGGTGTTCCACTCATTCTCGACTGCTCCTAACGACCGGGAACGGGAAGGGACAATTCGTCACCGCTGACCCCCGGCGGCGGCCCGGCCGTCGTGTCGGGCACATCGGGCCGGGGCGCGTTGGCGGAGCCGCGGACCTGCAACGCGGGGTCGTCGGTGACGCAGTAGTTGTAGAGCCGCACCCGGGTATCGGCCCGCTCGGTGGGGACGACCGGGACTGTCTCGTAGTCGCAGGTGGGGCGCGGCCAGATATCCACCAGGGTGTTGAACACACCGTTCCGCACCGGGATGCCGAGCGCCTCGGTGCCCACCCGCAGGCCCGGGAACAGCGCGGCGATCGCGGGCTGCCGTAGTTTCGCGGCGCGGGTGATGGCCAGGAAATTGGTCACCAAATTGGTGATCGGGTCCTGGGTCTCATCGATGAATCCGCCCACGGTGGCCAGTTGGCCGGGGGCGAGATCCAGTAGGCGGCGCACTTCCTGGTCGGCGGCGGTGAGCTGCCCGAACAGCACCCCCGCGCTGCCGGTGAGCGTGCCGAGGTCCGGTTGTGCGTACTGGGTGGTGTCGGCGATGACGGTGAGGTTCTCCAGGAGTTGCCGGGTCTGCGGCAGCAGCTGTTCGAGACCGGCCATGGCCCGGCTGATTCCGGAGACCATATCGCGCAACCGGTCCGGGCCCCCGGCCAGTGCTCTGTCCAGTTCGTCCACGATCACGGTGAGCCGATCCGGGTTGAGCCCGTCGATCATGGCGCTCATATTCGACAGCAGTGATTGTGTGGTCACCGGAATCCGGGTTCGCTCTGCCTCGACCCGATCGCCGTCGCGCAGGTACGGCCCGGATTCGCTGTCGGGGCGGAAGTCCAGATATTGCTCGCCGACCGCCGAGAGCCGGCCGACGGCGACGGTGCCGCCGACCGGGATCCGGATATCGGAGTCGATCTCGGCGACCGCATCGATCCCGGTATCGGAGACGCGCACCTCGGCGACCCGGCCCACGCGGGTGCCGCGGAAGGTGACATCGTTGTGCGCGAGCAACCCGCCCGACCCGCGCAGTTCCACGGTCACCCGGTAGGTGGCGTCGGGCAGCAGGTTGAGCCGCAGCACCTCGGCGCCGAGATATCCGCAGCCGACGACCAGGACGACGACCAGGCCGATATTCGCGACCCCGATCCGATGCCGCACCAGCCAGTTCCAGAGTGGAATGTTCACCGGGCGCCTCCCTGCGGGGCCTGCGGTGCGGGGGCCGGTTGCGGCGGACTGCCCAGTCGGCCCTGGATCTTCTCGATCACCTGAGCGAGGCTGCCGATGAAAGCCGGCACGTCCGAACCCTGCGGCCAGCGACTCTTGCTCGGATCGGTCAGCGCGCCGATGCTCAGATACGACACCGACCCGGCGACGGCCAGCGCGGGACCTTCGAACGACTGTTCCAGCGAGGGATACAGCGTGTGCAGACCGTTCAGGGTCTGCCGCAGATCGTCGCCCATCGCGGTGAATCCACCCATCAGCCGCCGGATGCTGTCGAACAGTCCGATGAATTCGGGGCTGGTGGTATCGGTGAAATCGCCCAGCGCGGCCATGGTCACCGAGATCTTCTGGATGAGTCCGGTG
This genomic window contains:
- a CDS encoding MaoC family dehydratase; the encoded protein is MSGEKKITKEVEYDTTGLRRVVQTGLWFEELETGVLYEHRPGRTMTETDNVLFSTLTMNTQGLHIDKAYSDAQEPFHERLVNSLFTLGTLVGLSVAHLTQGTTVANLGFEDVKFPAPLFHGDTVYAETVVLNKRESKSRPGEGVVTFRHVGRNQHGAVVAIATRHAMIRLRPAEVAQ
- a CDS encoding ATP-binding protein, which translates into the protein MLNSNHPLPFDTVLVANRGEIAVRVLRTLRTMGLRSVAVYSDADAGAAHVRAADTAVRLGPAAARDSYLNIDRIVDAARRTGAQAVHPGYGFLSENAAFAAALEAAGIVFLGPPVKAIEIMGDKITAKTTVAASGVPVVPGIAEPGLGDAELVAAAADIGFPVLVKPSAGGGGKGMRRVDDPADLPAALVSARREAAAAFGDDTLFLERFVTRPRHIEVQILADAHGAVLHLGERECSLQRRHQKVIEEAPSPLLDAATRARIGAAACATARSVDYEGAGTVEFIVSADRPDEFFFMEMNTRLQVEHPVTEMVTGFDLVECQVRIAAGQRIRLEQDDIRLHGHAVEARVYAEDPARDFLPTGGTVVDLVEPGGPGVRVDSGLAVGTVVGSDYDPMLAKVVAHGPDRAAALATLDQALADTALLGVRTNIDFLRFLLADPDVVAGRLDTALLDRRAGEYRAAPIADDIFAAAAVYRWLRRWPTGPADPWSRPTGWRVGVHAPTRIRLAGADRVVHVSLTGTPDAAQLRVEDGDPATAAAALGPDNTAGLPGGAIVHTVSLTLDGIRRTYRVAESDSQIWVAGASGVALVRELAEESVRAGDAAAQDAEIRSPMPGTVLTVTTESGSPVAAGAPILVVEAMKMEHSLTAPLAGTVEILVAAGASVRLDEVLARVHPDPAPGADPATVERPPAAEPAPS
- a CDS encoding HpcH/HpaI aldolase/citrate lyase family protein; its protein translation is MTTGGFPDPWKSAGPAWLFCPADRPERYRKAAATADVVILDLEDGVAPADKPAARKALVDTPLDPATTVVRVNPAGTPDHELDLLALRDTAYQLVMLPKTESIHQVTGLSGYQVFALIETPLGALEIQQIAAAPNTRGVMCGVEDLVAAMGGTGTRRSDGSYRDVALHLRSHGLLAAKAHQRLALDMVYLNIRDLDGLRTEAEDAVAVGFEIKVAVHPTQIAVIRAAYAPSAADLDWARGVLAAAPNHRGVFAYEGRMVDAPLLRHAEQILQRADATAAPAGSGSTPDPD
- a CDS encoding acetoacetate--CoA ligase, with protein sequence MEPQWVPTERDIADARVTDFARFVATRSGAELPDYHALWRWSVDNLPEFWLAVWEYFELGAIAGEVLPCPEMPGTRWFPGTTVNYVDRVVGQARTDRPAVLQVTEGTDEVVATSWAGLLGQVAAFARTLRELGVRPGDRVVGYLPNITETVVAFLGTATIGAVWSACGQDYSARAALDRLGQLEPVVLVTADGYRYGGKTHDKSADIAALRAGLDSVRATVVVSRLGLDIPDSTPWSAAADPSGGTPIPETETVDFAHPLWIVFSSGTTGLPKGIVHGHGGVVLEHLKAVSLQSDIGPDDTFFWYTSPSWMMWNFQVAGLLAGATIVCYDGSPAHPRPDALWEITARTGATVLGTSPGYVLGCMKAGSVPRSDHDLSALRLVGITGSSLPPASALWLRDNAGDIPVASISGGTDVVSAFAGGVRTVPVWPGELSAPYLGVALDAYDEVGQPVRGEVGELVVTSPMPSMPVRFWHDPDGERYHDAYFDSYPGVWRHGDWITLTGRGSVVVHGRSDSTLNRHGIRMGSADIYQAVERLPEIAEALVIGAEQPDGGYWMPLFVVLAPGAELTDDLRGRINEVIRTEVSPRHVPDEILAAPAVPHTRTGKKLEVPIKRLFQGADPARVVERSAVDDPDLLDWYTGIRPPGSR
- a CDS encoding acyl-CoA dehydrogenase family protein — protein: MTDFLSTGTLPEHYRDLALTVRDFANQVVAPVAAKHDAEHSFPYEVVAGMAKMGLFGLPFPEEYGGMGGDYFALCLALEELGKVDQSVAITLEAGVSLGAMPVYRFGDEKQKQEWLPRLASGANLGAFGLTEPGAGSDAGGTRTTAVEDGDSWVINGSKQFITNSGTDITALVTVTAVTGQTAEKKEISTILVPADTPGFLAEPAYNKVGWNASDTHPLSFTEVRVPKENLLGERGRGYANFLRILDEGRIAIAALSTGAAQGCVDECVRYAGEREAFGRTIGSNQAIAFKIARMEVRAHTARTAYYDAAALMLSGKPFKKEASIAKLVASEAAMDNARDATQIFGGYGFMNEYPVARHYRDSKILEIGEGTTEVQLMLIGRELGL
- a CDS encoding NAD(P)-dependent alcohol dehydrogenase; this encodes MKALQYVTVGAEPEVREIPTPEPGPGEVLLQVTAAGVCHSDDYVMNNPPEMFGIELPLTLGHEGAGRVAALGDGVRGIDIGTDVVVYGPWGCGNCWFCAQGLENYCSRAAELGIFPPGLGAPGAIAEYLIVDSARHLVPIGDLDPVATVPLTDAGLTPYHAIKRSLDKLRAGSWTVVIGSGGLGHVAIQLLRHLSPTRVIALDVNDEKLDFARSVGAHEVVLSDEKAAGNVRKITGPGGASLVLDFVGYQPTIDTAMAVAGVDSDVTIVGIGDGKSAARVGFGVSPYEATATSPYWGARAELIELIDLAHAGVLDIAVERFSLDEGPEAYRRLAAGTLRGRAVIVP